The Porphyromonas pogonae genome segment TTTCCATGCTCCGGGTGTAGATATCGAATGTCTGAAAAATAGGGTAGAAGGTATAGCTCCCCGGTTCTTGTCCGTAGAGGAATTGTTATGGGTTGAGAAATCTTCGCAGAGGCTCGAATTGCTTCACATTCTTTGGAGTGCCAAGGAGACTGCTTTTAAAATTTTTAACCCTACGGGAGGTAATTTTATCAAATCATTTCTAATCAGGCCTATAATGCGACTTGAAGATGAGGGTGTTTTCTCTCTCTCATACAAGCAGCAGGCTATAGATATTCCTATAAATTATAAGATTACCGACAGATATGTGCTTACATGGAGTAACCCTGCTTATAAAGATTTAAAGATTGCTCCCTGAAAGTTGTACTTTAGCTTGTACTATATCTCTTAAATATATACCTTTGCCCCATTAAAAACTGCAAATAATAATTAACTAAACGCTATATGGCAGACAAAAAAACTAATCCACAGGAAACAAACGCTGAAGAGATTGTTTCTCGCTCAGAGCAGTTTGTGGAAAAAAACATTTCCAAGATTATTACAGTTGTTCTCATCGTGATTGCGGTTGTTGCCGGTATCCTGGCTTATGTGCATTTTATTAAGAAGCCTCGTAATGAGAAAGCTTCTGCCAAAATGTATGTTGCCGAAGACAAATTCATGAATTCACAAGACAGCGTTGCCCTTAATGGCCTTGGCGCAGGAAATCCCGGTTTGCTCAATATTATTGACAAATATTCGGGAACAGACGCTTCAAATCTTTCTGAGGCTTATACGGGGATTTGTTACTATGACATGGGTAAGTATAAAGAAGCCTTGGAGCACCTTAAGAAATTTAGCTCCAAAGAAGATATTGTAGCTCCATCCATACAGCGCCTTATCGGAGATTGCTACGTACAGCTCGATAAGTTGAAAGATGCAGTAGATGCTTATGAGAAAGCTGCTACTATGGCCAATAATGAAGCTGTAACTCCAAGCTGTTTGCTCAAAGCCGGACACGTCTATGAGAAAATGGGTGAGAACAAAAAAGCATTGGAAAAATACCAAACCATCAAAGATAAGTATTATACTGCTCCGGAATCTGCTACAGTAGAGGCAGACATCATCCGTGTTCAGTCAAAAATCAAATAAATTTTTCCGATAAAAATATTATGGCAACAGCATATCATCTCTTGAGCGACCAACAGTCTCCCGTTCCTGCCGGTAATGGGCTTAAAGTAGCCATCGTAGTAGCCGAGTGGAATAGCCATATTACTGGAGCATTGCTCGACGGCTGTATCAGTTTGCTTAGAGAAAAAGAAGTTGACACTATTGATGTCATGCAAGTCCCAGGTACGTTTGAGCTCACTTATGGGTGTGCTCAAAAGGTTTCTGAGGGTAAATATGATGCAGTGATAGCTATTGGATGTGTGGTCAGAGGCGATACTCCACATTTCGATTATATTTGTCAGGGGGTTACTCAGGGTATTACACATCTTAATCTCAACGGCACCTATTTGCACAAGGCTCCTATGGCACATGTGCGTATACCGGTTATATTCTGTGTGTTAACGACAGAGACTATGCAGCAAGCACAAGACCGCGCTGGTGGAACCCTTGGTAATAAAGGGAAAGAGGCTGCAGAAACTGCATTAAAAATGTGTAAACCTCTTTGCTATTAAAAATATTTGTTCTATCTTTGCATCGCAAACGAGAGAAAAAGGGCAGTTACCAGAGTGGCCAAATGGGGCTGACTGTAACTCAGCTGGCTTTCGCCTTCGGTGGTTCGAATCCATCACTGCCCACTCTCTACATGCAACGATCAAAGATTGCGGAAGTAGCTCAGTTGATAGAGCATCAGCCTTCCAAGCTGAGGGTCGCGGGTTTGAACCCCGTCTTCCGCTCTAATGAAAAAGTCATCTGAATAGATGACTTTTTTGTTTTATCGGGACATGCCCTTTTATGTAATTTTATTCATTTGTCAGTACAAATAGTTTCGTGTATCTTTTTCTGTTATATTGCTCCAAACTATCCAGACACAAGCTATATTAGAGCTGTAGTTCTTTATGTCGATTACAAAGATTACCCGAGAAATGTTATAGATAAAAGGAATTGAACTTATATTTGCATGTTCTATGACTTATAGTAAATTGAAGAGATGAAAAAGATTGTGTGGTTTCTTATATGCATACCATTGCTCCTTACTTCATGCAAAACAAGTACAGAGCAAGAAGATATCACTATGCTACTAGTCAAAGCCAATGAGCTGAGCAGGCTGGAACTTGCAGCCAATAATGTGCGCACAAAGATCAGGATCAACCCGAATAATGATGGACAACTTGGTTGGAAAAAGGTTTTTGGTAGCCGGGAAACGGTGCTTGAAATTAACACCAGAGTCTCTGCTTACTGTGATTTTTCTCACATTGACCAATCTTCCATTCACAAGGGTGAAGATGGGACCTACACGATAAAACTACCTGAAATCACAATTGTCAAAGAAATGGAAGATCTCAAACATCGCATTGTCAAAGAAGCTGATCCCATGAGGTCACCTTTGTCCGAAAACGAAATCGAAGAGATTTTACATAAAAAACGAGAGATCATCCAACGGTATATAGATGGAGCCATAGAAAAAGTCAAGCCACAGATGATAGCTTCGGCTCATAAAGCTGCAGAGCGACGCTTGAGTCAAAAATTGTCAGAGATGGAACTCCCTGTAAAAATTATATATTAGACACATGATGAGACGTATTGCAAAAGAAGCCCTCATACTCCTTATCGGTATCCTTATAGGAGGTGCACTCGTATATTTCTTGGGACAAAAAGAGCCTGAGCCTTCACTGACTCCGGAAGAAGTTAAAATGAAAATAACCGAGCACTCAAAACTTATTACACAAGAGATTGAGTACCGCGAAGAAGTCAATGTAAGAGATGGCGATTATGTTGCAGAGGGAACTGCGGACTTGATAGCTTATGTAAAATATGATCTGGAGAAACTCAAAGTGCGTAAAGACAGTGCAGGCAATATCACTGTAGTACTCCCCGAACCTGAGGTCGAGATAGGAAAGAAGATCGACGGATATAATCAAATCAAATTTTACAAGAATGTTTTTCTATGGGGCAATGTTCCTTTACGAGAGCGTAAGGCTGTGGATGCTCTCAAAGATAAAATTCTTGACAAAGCCTATAACGATATTATACGTGATCCTAAATACATCCCTGATGCTACTTACAGAGCTACTGTGCAGTTACAGAGTTTTGTAAACGGGTTCGAAGGTAAGCATATCACTGTATTGGCTTCAGATCTTACCTTGCCTGCACACTAATTATTTTTTTTTTAGCTGCTTATAACGCAACCTGTTGATCTGCTCTATCCCATTTCTACTTTACTTTGTAGAGTCCTAACCCTACTTTCACCGCTAGAATAATGAGTTTCATGCAATGATGATGAAAGAAAGGATTAGGACGGTGGTGGCTGTGTCCTACAAACTTTTATTTTTTGAAGAGGACATATTTTAGATGGAGTGCATCATAGATTTCTTTAGCAGATTTAGATTGTGAGTTACATTGTCTAAACCGAATATTATTGCCGATAGCATTTAAAAGCTCCAGTGGTAACAACCTTTTGTGTAGACATGAGTCTGACAATCTCAGACCAATAGTAATTCAGCCTTTGATGGTTAGGAAACTTATTCTTTTATTCCAGTACGCAAGAAATCAAGGCGTATGCGTCAAAATCAATACTTGAATAATGTGTATAAAGAGGTAATACGCATGATATAAAAGTCGGAATAGTATATCTTGGCGTACAGGTCTATCTTTTCAGTTTTGTTTGAGTTTTTCGTACATCATTTCGTAAACAGGAACTTCAATTCCTATTTCTTTAGCAGTGTGTACCACATAGCCCGTAAGATTTTCCAATTCTGTTTTATTACCATTCTGAAAGTCGGTATGCATAGAGCTAGTAGAGTGTGCCGGCATAAGGGTTTGCTTACGATAAGCCGATTCAATGGAATCAGAAGGCATTTTAAGCCCCATTTGCACAAATAAATCATATACTTCCTCCAAGAGTTTATGCATTTCTGTGGGATGTTGTGATATAACCTCACCTACTGTGGCATTATAATATGAGGTGGCAGTTGCCGTAGCTGATATCATCATATATTTCTTACGTATATACATTGATACATCTTCCGGATTGAATACATTGATTCCTGCTTTTTCAAAAATCTTATTGTAGATCTGTTCTTCGTGTGTTTTAGGAAAGCCGTCTTTCCCCATATAGAGAAGTTCTCGATCGGCCTCAAGAGTAATAATGCCCGGCTCATTTCTTCGTGATGAGATATATGTACATCCCATCCAAACTTCATTATGCGGTAGTAATTCCTTTACTTGTTCAGCAATATCAGCCCCATTCTGGAGGGGTAATAATATTGTAGAATCTTTCAAAAGAGGTTGGAGCTGTTTTATATTATCTTTGAGATCATAACTTTTTGTCGTAAGTATGATCATATCCATCACCGGGAGTTCATTCGGATGATCCGAAGCTGCTGTAGGATGGACAGTAAACTCACGTGTAGGAGTTATAATATGTAAGCCTTGTTCATTGATTACTTTGAGGTTCTCACCTCTCGCTATAAAATAGATATTAGCTTCACCGCTTTCCTGAGCCCATTTACAAAGCATCGCTCCATAGTAGCCACCCACGGCGCCTAATCCTGATATACAAATATTCAACATCTGATGTGGTATTTAGAGATTAATAGAGAGAAATATTCTTTTGAGACCGTTGCATAGCAGGCCAATTGCTTCGTTGCTTGCGAGATTCGCGCTTGGTCATTTACCTGAAGTAAACTCCCTGTGCACTCACTCTTATCGCCTTGCACTTTACCCTCTCTGCCCGGTCAAAGTGTCTTTTGTCGGCTTTGCCTCCAAAATCCACAAGACTGTTGACTTTTGCAACAGTCTCTTTTTGTGTAATTGATCTTATCATTACGCAAAATATTTTATCTACGTAAATAAAACAAAAGCCGACCACTGAGGTTCAGTGATCGGCATCATGTAATCTTATTTTATAATCAGTCTAAATGCTCGAGTAGTGGTTAGTAAGCTCTGGCAAAAAGAACTCTTTGAGATGAAGGCTTACCGGTAACCATGCATTTGCCAGGAGTTTTATCACCGTCTATGGGTATACAGCGGATAGTAGCCTTGGTCTCCGCTTTGATAAGCTCTTCTGTCTGTGATGTGCCGTCCCAATGTGCCAAAATAAATCCTCCTTCTTCGATTTTTTCCTTGAACTCGTCATAAGTCTCCACCGTAATGGTATGTCCGGCACGGTAGTCATGTGCTTTACGGAAAATATTCTCTTGGATTTCTTCCAATAGGGTTGCTATATATTCATCAATTCCGTCTATGCTCACCGTTTCTTTGGTAAGTGTATCACGGCGTGCTACCTCAATTGTCCCATTTTCAAGATCTCTGCCTCCCATAGCCAAACGCACGGGAACACCCTTGAGTTCATATTCCGAGAATTTCCATCCCGGTTTTTTGTTATCAGAGTCGTCATATTTCACTGTAATCCCTTTAGCTTTAAGTTTCAGTATAATCTCATCCACTTTCTCGCTAATCTGCTTGAGTTGCTCTTCTGATCTGTAAATAGGTACAATGACCACTTGGAAAGGAGCTAATTTCGGAGGCAGTACCAAACCATTGTCATCGGAGTGAGACATAATCAGAGCCCCCATCAAACGGGTAGAGACTCCCCAAGAAGTAGCCCATACGAGTTCCCGCTGCCCTTCTTTATTGGTAAAAGTAACGTCAAATGCTTTGGCGAAATTTTGCCCCAAGAAGTGAGAAGTACCGGACTGAAGGGCTTTACCGTCTTGCATCAATGCCTCTATGGTGTAGGTGTCTACAGCTCCGGCAAAGCGTTCATTAGCCGACTTGACGCCTTTGACTACAGGCATAGCCATGTAGTTTTCCGCAAAAGTGGCATAGACTTCCAACATCTTACGGGCTTCCTCTTCCGCTTCTTCACGTGTCGCATGGGCTGTGTGCCCTTCTTGCCACAAAAATTCGGCTGTACGCAAGAACAAGCGTGTACGCATCTCCCATCTCACAACATTGGCCCATTGATTACATAGGATAGGGAGGTCTCTATGCGACTGTATCCAGTTCTTATAGGTATTCCATATGATTGTTTCCGATGTCGGGCGCACTATCAGCTCTTCATCAAGCTTAGCTTGCGGATCCACAACCACGCCTGTACCATCAGGGTTTGTTTTGAGCCGATAATGAGTTACTACAGCGCATTCTTTGGCAAAACCCTCTACGTGATCTGCCTCTTTGCTCAAAAAGCTTTTGGGGATAAACAGAGGGAAATATGCATTGACATGACCGGTTTCTTTAAACATATCATCTAATACTCTTTGCATCTTTTCCCAGATAGCATATCCATAGGGTTTGATCACCATGCAACCACGTACGGCAGAATTTTCTGCTAAGTCTGCTTTGATAACCAAGTCCTGATACCACTGCGAGTAACTCTCGCTTCGTGGTGTAAGCTCTTTCAGTTCTTTTGCCATGATAGGTATTTTTCTTTTCGTTGATTAATTTGGATGCAAAGTTAATAAAAACACAGCCTTAATACTTCATTAAGTCAACTAATTGTACACTATCAGTCTTTAGCGGTGCGTATTGTTTCAGTTTTTACCACCATATCATTAGCAATGAAGTTTGTACCGCTCTCGAGTTCGAGCGTATAAGTCAATCCTTCGGTGTGATGTTTAGAGATTATTTCTATCAGTAAAGTTTGTTTAGCATCACCTTTGTTCCAATAGACTTTATCACCTACAGATAGCTTTTTTACCACTGACTGCTGATTGTAGTTTTTATTTGATTTCTCAGGATTTAAGGATGCCCAAGACTTATCATCAAGCATAAAAGGATGATCATCTGTGGTAATAACGGCTCCTTTGCTAAACCTCAATTCCCAAAGATTGGTGTGGCGGGCTTTGATAAGTTCTTTTACATGGGCTGCAAGCAGTCTATTGTTTTGCACATCATAAGTCATTACTTCATCTGTAGTGGTAATATCTTCTATCTTTTTCTTTGTACCATCGGCCATTGTGATCAATGTCCCGGGTGCAAAGCAATGAACATCCAATCCGTCGAAATTAATTTCACTGATCATCAAGTCATTGTACTTATCCCCTTTGTATATATCCATGACTTCCAAAGTTATAATCATATCTTTAGCTTTGTCTGTCGACTGAATGGGATCTATACTAAATGCCTGGGCATTAATGATGTCTTGTAGTTCGAGAATAGCAATAGGTTTATTATTTATCAAGAGTTTGAATTTTGCGACTCTCGAATTTGCTTTCCATAAATCTGTATTTTTCTGATAACCGTTCCAAATAATGATCTTTGTTACTCTGGGTGAAAATGGTTTGAAATAAAAATTGACTTTCTGCCCTATAGGGTTGATTTTATTGTTGGCACCCCATGCAGTCAAAATATTAAAGTCATGGATATTGTCAGCCTTATAAGTATTGTTCATCATCCCTTTTAGGGTTGAGCTTGCTGTGATTTTGTACGGACCACCTCCACAATACCAGCTACAGCCTGAAGGAACTGTAAGAGGCCCTGCATCTGTTTGTTCCAGAGAATCAATCATCATTTTTTGTGATGGAGAAAGGCTTTGGGGATCCATCTTCCCCAAATTTATTCTTTCGAATAGGTCCAATGCCTTTTGCCAATTTTCACTCTCTATCTTTGAAAACTTCTTTGCCTCTCTGGTCTCAGCCTTCAGTGTGGGGAGATCTTGTGCATGCATTATGTACTGTGTTGCAAGTAATAATGTAAGAGATATGTAAGTTGCAATTCTTTTCATATTCAAGATTTTTTAAGTAGGATGCAATTTACATAAATTATTTATATGATTTCGATGCAAATTATTTTCAACAGCTTTGTAATAATAAAATAAGGCTCTTGCATAAATTCTATGCAAGAGCCTTGGTTGTATATATAAGTATGATTTTGTCTAAAAGATATATTGCATTCTGAAGGTGAATGTATCATCATTGACATTGCCACTGTAGATCGTGTTTTTAGAATTTATTTTCTGATGATCTACCTTTTCGTAGTAAGCCGTAAGTCTTACCGATCTATTGGCTAACCAATAGTTGAGACCGAATCCCCATACATTGTGCGTACCTTCATTGTAAGCATTTAGACTTTTGGGATCTTTGTCCAATTGCGCAGCTATATCATTGGCAGACAATTTAGTGTTTCTGTCATAATGATAAAATTTTACTACTGCTTGCAAGGGAGCACAAGGGAGTTCGTGCATGAAAGTACTGCTTACCCCCAAGAAGTGTCTTTTGAGAATAGGATCGTCTTTTACAAAATATTGATCTGTTGTTACAAATTGCCCTGTTACAGTATTGCTGTTTTTGCGTCCGGGCTGCCATCCTGTGATCATTTCACCACGAAGACTGGTAATACCAGCTGCCCATTTCTGCTTAAATTCGCCATAGGCACCCCAATATTGTCTCTTGATATTAGATTGTTCGTCTACTTGAGGTACATTACCGATATATGCTGATCCACCCAATTGCCAAGATGTTTTATCACCGGTATTACCCAATATCAGTTTGGCTATAACATCAGGAGTATTTTTGCGGAAAGCACCACCGCTGTTACCTCCGGTTACCATCAAGTCAAAGCCTAATTGATTAAAACCGCTGATTTGTTGTTTGGGAGCCCAGTGGGCACGTGCTCCTAGCTCAATCACACCGTTGAATAAATCCGAAATGAAAATACTACGTTCCGGACTTTCCCTATATTTTGAACTTCCGGGACATTCCTGTCCGAATATTTGGTCTTGCAACCCGACTATAAGATTAGAATTGTATAGATAATCGGGACTATACTTAATAAACATGCTGTAAGGTCTGATCTTGTTTTCAGTCATATTTATCTGGGCTACTGCCTGCCATTCTCCACGAGTTACCGCAGCTCTGACAAGACCGCGGGCTATACCTGCACGCCAAAAGTCTTTATTGGCTTGTCCATTGAACCGATAAATCTCTCCTACCATAGACCGGGCATACTTTTGCCCATATGCTACATCAGCCTGGATATAACCGCTAATGTCAAAATCATAGTCTTTGATTCCTTGAGCGTAACTGCGAACCGAATTGAATAAACTAAATGCAGCAACAGCGGATAAAGCCGCTAAAGAACGAAGTGTTTTTGTTGATTTCATTTGCTTATATAAAATAAAGTTAAAAGAAAAGTCGTTTTGCAATATTTTAAAAAAAATCGATTGCAAAGGTAATATCCTTAAGTGGACCTTTGTTAACGAACGCATAAATGTAATTAAATCTTAACACATACAACACATTTATCCAATTTCTTTTCCATTATGTTGCCCAATTTGTTTTTTGCGTTGTTATTTGATATGTGTATTGCTGATTTTTATGTAAGTTTGTCAAATTTTATTCTTACCTATATTTGATACTGTCTATATTGGCAGAAAACGAAAAAATGATATCATGCAGATAACTCTTCCTTTATTATGAGATTCATAGATAAGAAATTGTTATATTTGTATAAAAATATCATTAATCGGTTTATTCCTAAATTTTAATGTAATGGCAACACCTCCATTTAAGTACCAAAAGCCCTTTCCGGTAGGTCCGGATAGAACTGAGTATTATCTTCTGACAAAAGATTATGTATCAGTAAGCAATTTCGAAGGCAAAGATATCCTCAAAGTAGATCCCGAAGCTCTCAGAATGCTTGCCAAGCAAGCTTTTCATGATGTGTCTTTCTATCTGCGTCCTGAGCATCAGGAGCAAGTAGCCAAAATACTTCATGATCCGGAAGCTTCAGAAAATGATAAATATGTAGCCTTGACTTTCCTTCGCAATGCCGAAGTTTCTGCCAAAGGTCAGCTACCGGTATGTCAAGATACCGGTACGGCTATTATTTTAGGCAAAAAAGGTCAGCAAGTTTGGGTTACAGGCGGTCATGACGAAGAACATCTTTCTCATGGTGTGTATGATACTTATACCGAAGACAATCTGAGATATTCACAGAATGTTCCTTTGGATATGTATAAGGAAATCAATACGGGATGCAACCTTCCTGCTCAGATTGATTTGCTCTCGGTAGATGGAGATGAATATAATTTCCTTTGTATAGCCAAGGGGGGAGGATCGGCCAATAAGACCTATTTGTTCCAGGAAACCAAAGCTCTTCTTAATCCCGACACCTTGGTTAAATTTTTGGTTGATAAGATGAGCACCTTAGGCACAGCAGCATGCCCCCCTTACCACATTGCTTTTGTTATAGGCGGTACCTCTGCAGAGACAAACCTCAAGACCGTGAAGCTCGCTTCTGCCAAATATTATGATGAATTGCCTACTGTAGGCAATGAGGGCGGACAAGCCTTTCGTGATATAGAGCTGGAAAAGAAAGTGCTCGAAGAGGCTTATAAACTTGGGTTAGGAGCACAGTTTGGCGGTAAATATTTTGCTCATGATGTGCGCATCATACGTCTTCCTCGCCACGGAGCTTCTTGCCCTGTTGGTATGGGAGTAAGCTGTTCAGCAGACAGAAATATCAAAGCTAAGATAAATAGGGAAGGGATATGGGTAGAAAAACTCGAAACAAATCCTGGCAAGTTTATACCAGAATCCATGCGCAACGCAGGCGAAGGCGAAGCGGTGAAAATCAATCTGAATCGTCCTATGCCTGAGATTCTTCAGGAACTCTCCAAATATCCTGTATCTACACGTTTGTCACTTACCGGTACCATTATTGTGGGACGTGATATAGCTCATGCCAAGCTCAAAGAGCGCATTGATAATGGAGAGGGATTACCGCAGTATGTCAAGGATCATCCTATTTATTATGCCGGGCCGGCTAAGACTCCCGAAGGAATGCCGAGCGGTTCGTTTGGCCCTACTACCGCAGGACGTATGGATAGCTATGTCGATCTCTTCCAAAGTCATGGCGGTAGTATGATAATGATAGCCAAGGGTAATCGTAGCCAGCAAGTTACTGATGCATGTAAAAAGCATGGAGGTTTCTATCTGGGAAGTATTGGTGGCCCTGCTGCTATACTTGCTCAAGACAGTATCAAGAAGGTAGAGTGTTTGGAGTACCCTGAATTGGGGATGGAGGCTATCTGGAAGATCGAAGTGGAAGATTTCCCTGCTTTTATTCTTGTAGATGACAAGGGTAACGACTTCTTTACCCAGATCAAAGAAAAATGTCAGAATTGTGGATTGATGAAATAATCTGCAATTCTTTATCAAAAAGTCAGTTTTACCTCAATCATATCAATAAAATTAATTTTGATAATTTGATTTAATATTGAGTTATTTATGCTCATTGTGATGTGGTTTGTTTGTGAAATTTGTCTTTTTGATATTTGTGATAAGCCTTGAAAACGTTGTTTTTTTTACATTCTTTATGATGCCTTCAGTTTTATAACTGAGCTTCACTATTTTCTTAGTTAGGTTTTATTTTTTTTCTAACTAGCAATTTATAATTTCTTAGTTAGAAAAATATAAGAAGCTAGTTAGAAAAAAAGAGAAGCGTAACTAAGAATAAACTACTTTTTCAACCAAAAAAATAAAAATCCGTAAGCAGGTTTTTACACTGCTTACGGATTTATTTTATACGCATTCATGTCTTTTATATCTGAAGACGCCGAATGACGTATTCAAAAAAACTTATTTTGACAATGTGATACTCTATATTGATATTCAGAAATTGATAAAATGATATTTCATTTCCGTTTCAAAAAAGTTATTCTCATATTTCATATTGTTGTCCTGTGCATCAACATATATATATTCAGGAAGTCTCTTTCATTTGAGTAGTAATTATTTCTTTTCATATAAATTCAGTATATAAGTAATAAATAAATTTCGTGTTTTTCCCCGATTCTGTGATTTAACAAGGATGAGGTAGGGAAAGTTTAAAAATAGATTGTTAGGTATGAATGATTTTATAAGTTAAATATAAGATTTTGATTATCAGTATTTAAATTGCCTTAATATGCTTGAGCTAAACTTTACGTC includes the following:
- a CDS encoding 4'-phosphopantetheinyl transferase family protein, with protein sequence MEFSITPHVSVIDRHSALSKRQAERFHAGVILNKLLSPADHSVYNIGHEDYGKPYIIERRDVNISISHSYEMLAMLLTDAFHAPGVDIECLKNRVEGIAPRFLSVEELLWVEKSSQRLELLHILWSAKETAFKIFNPTGGNFIKSFLIRPIMRLEDEGVFSLSYKQQAIDIPINYKITDRYVLTWSNPAYKDLKIAP
- a CDS encoding tetratricopeptide repeat protein → MADKKTNPQETNAEEIVSRSEQFVEKNISKIITVVLIVIAVVAGILAYVHFIKKPRNEKASAKMYVAEDKFMNSQDSVALNGLGAGNPGLLNIIDKYSGTDASNLSEAYTGICYYDMGKYKEALEHLKKFSSKEDIVAPSIQRLIGDCYVQLDKLKDAVDAYEKAATMANNEAVTPSCLLKAGHVYEKMGENKKALEKYQTIKDKYYTAPESATVEADIIRVQSKIK
- the ribH gene encoding 6,7-dimethyl-8-ribityllumazine synthase, with the translated sequence MATAYHLLSDQQSPVPAGNGLKVAIVVAEWNSHITGALLDGCISLLREKEVDTIDVMQVPGTFELTYGCAQKVSEGKYDAVIAIGCVVRGDTPHFDYICQGVTQGITHLNLNGTYLHKAPMAHVRIPVIFCVLTTETMQQAQDRAGGTLGNKGKEAAETALKMCKPLCY
- a CDS encoding DUF4230 domain-containing protein; this translates as MKKIVWFLICIPLLLTSCKTSTEQEDITMLLVKANELSRLELAANNVRTKIRINPNNDGQLGWKKVFGSRETVLEINTRVSAYCDFSHIDQSSIHKGEDGTYTIKLPEITIVKEMEDLKHRIVKEADPMRSPLSENEIEEILHKKREIIQRYIDGAIEKVKPQMIASAHKAAERRLSQKLSEMELPVKIIY
- a CDS encoding DUF4230 domain-containing protein codes for the protein MMRRIAKEALILLIGILIGGALVYFLGQKEPEPSLTPEEVKMKITEHSKLITQEIEYREEVNVRDGDYVAEGTADLIAYVKYDLEKLKVRKDSAGNITVVLPEPEVEIGKKIDGYNQIKFYKNVFLWGNVPLRERKAVDALKDKILDKAYNDIIRDPKYIPDATYRATVQLQSFVNGFEGKHITVLASDLTLPAH
- a CDS encoding ketopantoate reductase family protein, with amino-acid sequence MLNICISGLGAVGGYYGAMLCKWAQESGEANIYFIARGENLKVINEQGLHIITPTREFTVHPTAASDHPNELPVMDMIILTTKSYDLKDNIKQLQPLLKDSTILLPLQNGADIAEQVKELLPHNEVWMGCTYISSRRNEPGIITLEADRELLYMGKDGFPKTHEEQIYNKIFEKAGINVFNPEDVSMYIRKKYMMISATATATSYYNATVGEVISQHPTEMHKLLEEVYDLFVQMGLKMPSDSIESAYRKQTLMPAHSTSSMHTDFQNGNKTELENLTGYVVHTAKEIGIEVPVYEMMYEKLKQN
- the proS gene encoding proline--tRNA ligase; protein product: MAKELKELTPRSESYSQWYQDLVIKADLAENSAVRGCMVIKPYGYAIWEKMQRVLDDMFKETGHVNAYFPLFIPKSFLSKEADHVEGFAKECAVVTHYRLKTNPDGTGVVVDPQAKLDEELIVRPTSETIIWNTYKNWIQSHRDLPILCNQWANVVRWEMRTRLFLRTAEFLWQEGHTAHATREEAEEEARKMLEVYATFAENYMAMPVVKGVKSANERFAGAVDTYTIEALMQDGKALQSGTSHFLGQNFAKAFDVTFTNKEGQRELVWATSWGVSTRLMGALIMSHSDDNGLVLPPKLAPFQVVIVPIYRSEEQLKQISEKVDEIILKLKAKGITVKYDDSDNKKPGWKFSEYELKGVPVRLAMGGRDLENGTIEVARRDTLTKETVSIDGIDEYIATLLEEIQENIFRKAHDYRAGHTITVETYDEFKEKIEEGGFILAHWDGTSQTEELIKAETKATIRCIPIDGDKTPGKCMVTGKPSSQRVLFARAY
- a CDS encoding NADase-type glycan-binding domain-containing protein, producing the protein MKRIATYISLTLLLATQYIMHAQDLPTLKAETREAKKFSKIESENWQKALDLFERINLGKMDPQSLSPSQKMMIDSLEQTDAGPLTVPSGCSWYCGGGPYKITASSTLKGMMNNTYKADNIHDFNILTAWGANNKINPIGQKVNFYFKPFSPRVTKIIIWNGYQKNTDLWKANSRVAKFKLLINNKPIAILELQDIINAQAFSIDPIQSTDKAKDMIITLEVMDIYKGDKYNDLMISEINFDGLDVHCFAPGTLITMADGTKKKIEDITTTDEVMTYDVQNNRLLAAHVKELIKARHTNLWELRFSKGAVITTDDHPFMLDDKSWASLNPEKSNKNYNQQSVVKKLSVGDKVYWNKGDAKQTLLIEIISKHHTEGLTYTLELESGTNFIANDMVVKTETIRTAKD
- a CDS encoding fumarate hydratase encodes the protein MATPPFKYQKPFPVGPDRTEYYLLTKDYVSVSNFEGKDILKVDPEALRMLAKQAFHDVSFYLRPEHQEQVAKILHDPEASENDKYVALTFLRNAEVSAKGQLPVCQDTGTAIILGKKGQQVWVTGGHDEEHLSHGVYDTYTEDNLRYSQNVPLDMYKEINTGCNLPAQIDLLSVDGDEYNFLCIAKGGGSANKTYLFQETKALLNPDTLVKFLVDKMSTLGTAACPPYHIAFVIGGTSAETNLKTVKLASAKYYDELPTVGNEGGQAFRDIELEKKVLEEAYKLGLGAQFGGKYFAHDVRIIRLPRHGASCPVGMGVSCSADRNIKAKINREGIWVEKLETNPGKFIPESMRNAGEGEAVKINLNRPMPEILQELSKYPVSTRLSLTGTIIVGRDIAHAKLKERIDNGEGLPQYVKDHPIYYAGPAKTPEGMPSGSFGPTTAGRMDSYVDLFQSHGGSMIMIAKGNRSQQVTDACKKHGGFYLGSIGGPAAILAQDSIKKVECLEYPELGMEAIWKIEVEDFPAFILVDDKGNDFFTQIKEKCQNCGLMK